The Zymobacter palmae DNA window TGACGGTGTTCATCTATATCGCTGATAAAACGATAACGATCGCCGATGCGCAGGTCCTCACGCTTGAGGTCCCAGTCGCCGTCCCAGATGAAAGCGTTGAACGCGCATTCGCTGCGCGGCGGCCAACCGATGATGCGAATGAGCTGGCGGGGATCGACATGCAGTATTAGTGCATCGCCTAGCGTTTCGATCATGGCCTTGCGGGGAAGCCCCCACTGTTCGATGCGCTGGCTACCGGGCAGCCGATGTTGCCAATAACGCAGTAACATGCGCTCGAAGGGCATGGTCAGGTATTTCTGAGAGCCGTTACGGGCATGGTAGGACAGGCGCGCGATGCGTACCTGGCCTGTCATGGCGGTAGACGTTAGCGGTTGAAACGCTTGGTCGGCCTCGGGGCCTAGCGGCCCTTTGCCTGTTGAAGCATCCTGCATGTACACGAAGACCTTGTCTTGAGAAGCTGCCGTGCCGGGAAGGGGCGCCGCAGTGAAACGATAAGCTTACCGATAAGACCTCATGATAGTGAGAATAGAACATGCACTTTCATCTGAAGTCGTGTTCATAGTGGTGGCTGGTCGCAGGATTGTCCATAAAGCGCCTTGCCTATGGCGAAAAAGGCCCTCGTTTCAGACGAGGGCCTCGATATAACTATTCAAATGTCAAAAACGGCGGTGGTCTTATACATCGCTTTCATCGACAGGCTCATCGGTATCCTGAGCTTCCTGCGTTGCCGTCTTCAGCACGAAGCCATAGTCCAGTCCGGTGATCTCGGTCTGCGTACCCTGCAGATTGAGGTGGATACGCGGCCCAACGGTTTTCGTGTAGAGCATCCGGTCTTCCGCTGCCGAATAGGAGTAGTTGGCGTAGCTCAGTACGGACAGGTCCGGCAGTACGTTCCATGAGTAGACGTACTGATAGTTGCTTGCCTGTGCGGTGTACATGGCACCTTCTGACTTCTGCTGCACGACCACACCACTGCCGTTGAGCGGGGTATAAGGGCCGAACATGGATGATGCCTTGAAGCCCAGCATCATGTCGCGGTTGATGAAGGTGTCATCCAGAATGGTCATCTTGTTACCGTGGGTGACGCAGAACAGATAGTAGCTGCTGTCACGGTAGATCAGAGTGACTCGTTCGATTTCATCTGTGATCAGGTTCGAGGTCAGGATCGGAGGCAACAGGCTGAGCTTGGTGTACTGATCATCGGTGAATTCCGCAACGCCGACGCAGCCATTGGCCTTCAGATCATCCACGGTAGGACGATAGTTCGGTTCGAAATCGTCGCTGCCGATGTAGTCGCGGCGTACGGTGCCTTCTGCATCGTTGCGGGGCCCCGTGTTGGCTTCAAACAGCAGGTAGTTTTTCTGTGTTGCCGGGTCTTTGAAGAAGAAGGGATCGCGGAAGCAGAGGTTGTTGACCTGATCATTACCGTAGCTGCGGTTGTGGAGGGTCGGCATGCGTAGTTCTGCATCGTCGGCCTGATCCACGTTTTGGTAGAAGACACCGTCCGGTTCAAGTAGAAGGTTGTGGTATTCTGGGGACGAGAAAGTCAGTACCCCATCCTTGACCGACGGACGCTGTATGGCCGTGGCCAAGCGCTGGAACGTCTGCCAGATGCCATCGCGAGTGTGGCCCATTGCTGTGGTGTAGAACGTCTGCACTCGACCATCATTGCGCAGCAGTGTGGACCCGCTCCATTCCTGAATGTCGCTGAAAAGGCGACGCGGGAACAGCAGACCGCCCGGAATGAAGGAGTGGCCGTCTTTGGAGTAGAAATAGTTGATGCGTGCGATTTTGCGATTGTCGGCCTGTTTCAGCCCCAGTGCGCATAGCACGCGGAACCCTTCTATGGACGCCAGATCACCGTTTTCGTCCAGAGCGAACCACGAATCCCAGATATCGAACCCCTCCATGAACGCTTGGATCTTGGTGTTATCGAATTCCGGAAAGGTATTCGCTTCGGTGGCTTTGAAGCTGAGTGCCTGTTCGCGGGTCCAGTGAGAAATAGTGGCCGCGCTATTAGTGGCGCTGGTCGTTTTCGTAATAGCAGCCATGTGAAGATCCTCTTATTTTTCTTGTTATCAATTGGTTTATATAGCGGCAGCACACTTAACCGTACTGCCGCCCTGTCTGCGTGACAGGGAGAAATCTAGACATAACTCACCAAAATGCGTACATAATTAATGTTATCAAGTGTCACCAATAGGCTTCTCTTTATAAATATGGTCGCTTGATGATGAAGTTTGTTTTTGGAGGGGCAGACCTGTACGTTCTGATAGGGCTATTCATAACGCTTTATACTATCAGGTGGTTATATTTGTTTTAGATCGAGCCTGAAACAATATATTGAGCAGCTCATTAAAATAATAAGAAGTGTAAAAGATAATTTATGCTACATAGACGCGAGCATGGAGTGTTGTAGCATTGAAGGCAACATGCCATTACCAACATTCACGGCCGGGGACAGTGCCCAAATGGAGTGCAAGGTGGACGCGTGTCGTCTCCCCTATGTCGAGCGAGGATGAGATGGTGTGTTCTTTATCGGTGTTGTCGCAACCCCGCCGACCGTGATGGCCATAAAAAAGCCCCTTGCCGAAGCAAGAGGCTTGGGAACTTCATCATTGCTTGTACACAATCAGCGTTTCAGAACGCGACCGATGACCCAGCCTGCCAGAGCCGCAATACCCAGCGCTTGAAACGGCTTGTCTTGGGCGAAGTCGCGTACTCGGTCTACGGCTTCACCGTACTGAGACTGGATGCGACCGGCCCCCTGGCGGAGCTGCCCTTTAAGGCGACATTCATTGTTGTCGAACGCGTCACCTGCTGCTTTCTGTACGCGTCCAGCGGCTTCCTGAGCTTTACCTTTCAGTTCTTCCATGCTCATGACACTCTCCTTGTTGCTGTGAAGGGCCTACCTTCTCAAGCGATGTGAATCACCCTTCATACTGGTACAGCATTGGCATAATGTCATGCTGCCAATCGTGGAAGTTTTTAGTGCGCTTCTTGGGCGCGACGCTGCTTGCGGCACTCTAGGCAGTAGTCGATCTGCATATGGTGTTCACTGCGGGCATGCATGGTCCAGATAGCGCAGTTCACCAGCGCTGGCACCAGTACCCACACAAAACCGATGAAGGGAGAATGCAGGTGCCAGTGCAGGATTTTCATCTGTAGCAGGTAGATGCTTAGCGGGTACAGCACGGACAGCAGTAGGAAGTTCTGAGTGACCTTCTGCGCCCACGGCTGGTGGAACAGTACGCCCAATCCACAGATTACGGAGGCCACGATATACATCAGTGACAGGATCTGAACACTGACCATCAGAGGGGAGCCGTTGAGTTCATTGCGGCTGATCCACTCCAGATAGGTGCGGAAATAGGTCATGGCCAGCAGGCAGGTCACCGGTACCACCATCAGCAGATAGATCTGAAACAGCGTATGTCGAATGGCGTGATGAGTGCGTTCGCGATCACGGCGATCGAGCACGTGAGGGGTAGAGTGCATGGCATGCCTCCTTGCTACCAGCAGTTCGAGTCAAGAGCACCGAGTGCCACACAATGGCATAAACGGTTACCCAAAAGAAAAGCGTAGAAAAGGTGCTGACATTTGTGCACTGACTTTAAAGACAGGCTGCCAACAATAGGCCATACCGTCGGTAATGCGCCCTTCAAAATGTATCTTCATGTAAAAGAAAGGAATAGCTGTGGCCCGCGATGTGTCCTCAATGCTGACAATTGACGGAGTTGCTTTGAAAACAGCTAAATAAATGCAGCTTCCAGGGTAAAGAAGGGCTGACTAATGGTCGTAATACAAATGCGAACAGTGTTCTTGAAAGGCCGTTCAACAGGGTTTTTTCCTGCATATTTGCAATTTGATCTTTCAGACCCTTTCGTAAACTTGTAAGAACTCAGCAGGCGATCGCCTGTCTTCCCCAGTAGCAATAAAAAGAACGAGAAGAACGAACTCGACGCCGTATTTCCCATGCGTTGGCGCGTCGCTCATTCTGATAAGAGGGTATACATGTCATCTTCCATTTCTAGCCTGGCGCCGCTGTTGACGCCGGATCACCAAGCGCTGTCCAGTTCACTTGAAGATGCGCTCGAATCGCTTGCCATGATTGTGCAGCTGAACGAGCACGGTCGTAACAAAGGCGCGTTGCCCGCACAGGATGCCGAAATCATCCGTTCTGCCATCACGATGGTTGAGCTGGTCTACGGACGCCACGTAGACGCGGTATGAGCCGACAGGCCGCACTCACGGTCGGTGCGGCGATGGTGCGCGATTCGTGCTAGTGTGTCGCGTTATACGGCCGTGCCGTGCGCATGGCCATCGATCCTTCGACTACTGTCTGCAATGGGGTAGATTCCATGCACGATGCACAGGCTCTGTTTTCCCGCTTTCGCGATATCCTGACGATCTATAATACCGCGCTGGCGACCAGCATCGACGACGAAGGGCGCGTGCCCGAGTTCGTCGCCCACGGTGAGAATACCAAAGCACCTCGTCAGCTGTGCCAGACGCGCGGCATCATCTATAACGTGCATATGGCGCGCGAGTTCGGTGACCGAGCCGCGGCTGCCCGTGCGGTGGACATCTATCAGTCCACGCGCCAGCACTACCTGACCCCCTGCATGCTGAACGGCCAGCCGGCCTATGCGCCAGTGCCGACCAACGACGGTGCGGCCATGTATGAGCTGGCGTTTCTGCTCAATGCTCAAGTGCAGCTGCACTACCTAGATGGCCTGCTGGACGATCCGAGCGTGCTGGATAAGGCCGCACTGGATGCGGACATGACCGTTACCGAAGATGCCATTCTGGCCATCCCGACAGCGTCCATCTTCCAGCCGCGCGAAGGTGGCGACTTCTCCGAATTGAATGCTGGCATGCATCTGTTCGAAGCCATGGCCTTGCGCTTGCAGCTTTCCGATCACGCTGAGCTGCGCCACAAGGCTAACGCCCTGCTTGAGCACGTTGATAACCATTTCTGGGATGACGTGCGTGGCATGCTGGCCGAACGTATTGACGGACAGAACACCATCCTTGAGTACGACCTCGGCCATAACTACGAGTGGTCGTCGCTGCTGAGCCTGAACAGCAACCTGGGGCTGAACTATCGCCGCCTCGACCCAAGGCGTCTGGCGGCAGCGGCAGAAGAGATCGCCTGGCGTGAATTCGAGCCGGAGATGGTGGCGTTCCCGCTGGATGCCGAAACGCGTCCTTTGGATCGCACCGCGCGCATCTGGGTCAGTCTCGAACGTATTCGCGCGCTGGCGTTGGCCGGTGACGAGCGTGTGCTGTCAGTCATGGCGCGTGTGCTGGAGCACTTCTTCCCAGAAAATCTGCCTGAAGAATATTCAGGCATCCGTGGCCCGATTAAATCCACCACGGGATATCACGTCATCGAAAGCTATGTGGGTACGGTTCACGCGCTGAAGGCTTGAGCGTTGATATAACGTCGCTTTTCATGATGCAAAAACGCCGCCAAGCACAGTCACTGTGCTTGGCGGCGTTTTTTTACGTCCCGATCAAAAGATCGCGTTCATGGCACTTCGCCTTGTGACTCCTACAGAGGAAGGAGCCAGCGCAGAATACCGGCAGAGGCTACCCCTGCTAGCACAGTCACCAGCAGTGGAAAGCGGCTTGCAACGGCGATCGTAATTGCCAGCGCAAGCACATCGGCCAGACGCCCTGTTGCAAAATGCGGGGCAATGACGGCGATAAGTACGCATCCCGGCGCGGCTTCCATCACCTGTCGGGTACGTTGCCCCATCTCGATATTGCGGAAGACAAGGTAACCCGCAATGCGCGTTAGGTAGGTCATCAAGGCCATGACAACGATGGTAAGGCAGGTCATCAGCATGGAGCGCTCTCCTTCGCCATTAGCCATGCCGTCAGCAGGCCCGCGCATGCACCGCTAGCAACGTACCAGCTACCGGGAATGAAGAGATAGGTCAGTATGGCAACGCCCAAGCTGATGCCCCACGGTATCGCGGCCCGCATGCCTTTCCACATGCCCCGTATCAGTACTAGGAACACGGCCGGAAAGGCCATGTCAAAGCCGAGCGCATGCACGTCACCCATTATCGGGCCCAGTAACCCGCCGATGGTGGTGAAGATGACCCATGACAAGTACAGGCCGGCGGATACCCCCGCGTAGTAGGGCACGGATAGGGCCTGCCGCCCTTGAGTGGCCGTGCGCTTGCGGGCATCGGCCAATGCCATGGCCCAGCTTTCATCACACATGAAAAAGAGCACGGCCAGCGCCTTTCGCTTTGATAAGTGACGAATGAAAGGCGCTAGCGCAGCGCCCATCAGTACATGGCGACTGTTGATCAGTAGTGTGATGGCGGCAATCAGCAGCAGATGAGGGGGAGAGGTCCACAGGGCAATGGCGGCGAACTCGGAGCCGCCAGCGAAGTTGAGGCCTGTCATTAACGAAACCTCTGCGGGATGCAGGCCTTTCTGGACAGCCTGTGCGCCAAGCACTAGGGCGAAGGGGATGAAGCCGATCTGCATCGCGACCGAGTTCTTCAAGCCTCGCATGACCTCGCGGCCACGAGGGGTATCAGATGCCGTGCCCATAGCGGTATTACCTAATGCCGTTGAAAAGGAAGAACCCACGAGTATAAGCGGCACAGGCATGCGGACCTACCACAATCGCGCATGGTCTGGCATCTGCGTCATGGAAAATGGGCTGGATATGGGCAAAAAAAACCCGCCTAGGGGGATGGCGGGTATCAAGCAGGGATGTCTTTGAGAAGAACAGAGAATACAACGCATGCTCTGTTTAGAAGACCAGTAATCACCGGAAGAGTTCCCTGCTGCCAATCTGCATGGAGCGATGGAAGGTGTGACGATCGTATCGTTCAGAA harbors:
- a CDS encoding glycoside hydrolase family 68 protein; its protein translation is MAAITKTTSATNSAATISHWTREQALSFKATEANTFPEFDNTKIQAFMEGFDIWDSWFALDENGDLASIEGFRVLCALGLKQADNRKIARINYFYSKDGHSFIPGGLLFPRRLFSDIQEWSGSTLLRNDGRVQTFYTTAMGHTRDGIWQTFQRLATAIQRPSVKDGVLTFSSPEYHNLLLEPDGVFYQNVDQADDAELRMPTLHNRSYGNDQVNNLCFRDPFFFKDPATQKNYLLFEANTGPRNDAEGTVRRDYIGSDDFEPNYRPTVDDLKANGCVGVAEFTDDQYTKLSLLPPILTSNLITDEIERVTLIYRDSSYYLFCVTHGNKMTILDDTFINRDMMLGFKASSMFGPYTPLNGSGVVVQQKSEGAMYTAQASNYQYVYSWNVLPDLSVLSYANYSYSAAEDRMLYTKTVGPRIHLNLQGTQTEITGLDYGFVLKTATQEAQDTDEPVDESDV
- a CDS encoding AGE family epimerase/isomerase, coding for MHDAQALFSRFRDILTIYNTALATSIDDEGRVPEFVAHGENTKAPRQLCQTRGIIYNVHMAREFGDRAAAARAVDIYQSTRQHYLTPCMLNGQPAYAPVPTNDGAAMYELAFLLNAQVQLHYLDGLLDDPSVLDKAALDADMTVTEDAILAIPTASIFQPREGGDFSELNAGMHLFEAMALRLQLSDHAELRHKANALLEHVDNHFWDDVRGMLAERIDGQNTILEYDLGHNYEWSSLLSLNSNLGLNYRRLDPRRLAAAAEEIAWREFEPEMVAFPLDAETRPLDRTARIWVSLERIRALALAGDERVLSVMARVLEHFFPENLPEEYSGIRGPIKSTTGYHVIESYVGTVHALKA
- a CDS encoding AzlC family ABC transporter permease, with translation MGTASDTPRGREVMRGLKNSVAMQIGFIPFALVLGAQAVQKGLHPAEVSLMTGLNFAGGSEFAAIALWTSPPHLLLIAAITLLINSRHVLMGAALAPFIRHLSKRKALAVLFFMCDESWAMALADARKRTATQGRQALSVPYYAGVSAGLYLSWVIFTTIGGLLGPIMGDVHALGFDMAFPAVFLVLIRGMWKGMRAAIPWGISLGVAILTYLFIPGSWYVASGACAGLLTAWLMAKESAPC
- a CDS encoding AzlD family protein, coding for MLMTCLTIVVMALMTYLTRIAGYLVFRNIEMGQRTRQVMEAAPGCVLIAVIAPHFATGRLADVLALAITIAVASRFPLLVTVLAGVASAGILRWLLPL
- a CDS encoding CsbD family protein translates to MSMEELKGKAQEAAGRVQKAAGDAFDNNECRLKGQLRQGAGRIQSQYGEAVDRVRDFAQDKPFQALGIAALAGWVIGRVLKR